The Brevundimonas sp. SORGH_AS_0993 genome segment GGTCGCCGTCATCTCCAACGGCACGGCCATCCTGGGGCTGGGCAATCTGGGCCACATGGCCTCCAAGCCGGTGATGGAGGGCAAGTCCGTCCTGTTCAAGCGGTTCGCCGACGTCGACAGCTTCGACGTGGAGGTGAAGACCACCGATCCGCAGGAGTTCATCACAGTCGTCAAGAACATCGGCGACACCTGGGGCGGCGTCAATCTGGAGGACATCAAGTCCCCGGAATGCTTCGTCATCGAAAGCGAGTTGCAGGACCTGCTAGACATCCCCGTCTTCCACGACGACCAGCACGGCACGGCCATCATCTCCACCGCCGGCCTGATCAATGCGGTCCACGTCGCCGGCAAGAAGCTGGACGAGGTCAAGGTGGTGCTGGCCGGCGCCGGCGCGGCGGGCCTGTCCTCCATCGCCCTGATGAAGGCTGCGGGCGTCAGGGCCGAGAACACCGTGATCTGCGACCGCGACGGCGTCGTCTACAAGGGCCGCGAGTTCGGCATGGACCAGTGGAAGGCCGCCCATGCGACCGACACCCCGTTCCGCACCCTGGCCGAGGCCATGGTCGGCGCCGACGTGGTTCTGGGCCTGTCCGCCAAGGGCGCCATCACCAAGGAGATGGTCGCCTCCATGGCGCCCAATCCGATCATCTTCGCCATGGCCAACCCCGACCCGGAGATCACGCCCGAGGACGTGCAGTCGGTGCGATCCGACGCCATCATCGCCACCGGCCGCTCGGACTATGTGAACCAGGTCAACAACGTCCTGGCCTTCCCCTATCTGTTCCGGGGCGCGCTGGACGTACGCGCGCGCCGGGTGAACCACGAGATGAAGGTGGCCTGCGCCCAGGCCCTGGCGGCCCTGGCGCGCGAGGACGTGCCGGACGAGGTGGCCGCCGCCTATCGCGGGCGCAAGCTGAAGTTCGGCCCTGACTACATCATCCCGACGCCGTTCGATCCGCGCCTGATCTGGTACATCCCGCCCTTCATCGCCCAGGCGGCGATGGATACGGGCGTGGCGCGCGTCCAGATCGAGGACATGGACGCCTATCGCAACGCCCTGCGCTCGCGTGTCGATCCGTCGGCCGCCCTGATGCAGAAGATCAACTCGGCCGTGCGCGGCGGGCCGGACAAGCGGATCGTCTTCGCCGAGGGCGAGGAGACCGCCGTCATCCGCGCCGCCTGGGGCTTCAAACAGGCGGGCCTGGGCACGCCCGTCCTGGTCGGCCGCGAGGATCTGATCCGCCAGAACGCCGCCGAAGCAGGTCTGAACTTCGACGATCTGGGCATCGAGATCACCAACGCCCGCGTCTCCAGCCACAATGTCGAGGACACCGACTGGCTGTATCAGAAGCTTCAGCGGCGGGGCTATCTGCGCCGCGACGTCCAGCGGATGATCAATCAGGACCGCAACTATTTCGCCGCCACCCTGGTCGCCAAGGGCCGGGCCGACGGCATGGTCGCCGGCGTGACCCGCAACTTCAACATGGCGTTGAAGGAGGTTCAGCGCGTTCTGGACGTGGACGACACCCTGATCGGCCTGTCGATCCTGCTGGCCAAAGGCCGCACCCTGTTCGTGGCCGACACCACAATTCACGAACTGCCGAACGCCGAGGAGTTGGCCGACATCGCCATCAAGGCCGCCGAAACGGTCAGAAAGCTGGGCCGCAATCCGCGCGTGGGCTTCCTCAGCTATTCCACCTTCGGCAACCCGCCCGGCGACCGCGCCGAAAAGGTGCGCGAGGCCATCCGCATCCTGGACAAGAAGGGCGTCGATTTCGAATACGAGGGCGAAATGCCGCCCGAGGTCGCCCTGGACCCCCAGGGCCATCCCGCCTACGCTTTCAACCGCCTGACCAAGCCGGCCAACACCCTGGTCATGCCCGCCATCCATTCGGCCGCCATTTCGACCAAGCTGGTTCAGGCCCTGGGCGGCGCGACCGTGATCGGCCCCCTGCTGGTCGGGCTGGAGAAGCCAGTGCAGATCGTGTCCCTGAGCGCCTCAGTCAGCGAGATCATCACGGCCGCCACCTTCGCCGCCTATGACGCCGGCCCGGCGTTCCGGGGGTCGGGCCTGACCTCGGCCCCGCGTCCCCCGGCCGCCTCGACCGTCGAGCGCTGATCCCCGCTTGGACACCGCGCCCCAGCCCCTCCCCCTGACCGCCCCCCCGCCCCGCCGGGTGGAGCCGGGCCTGTAT includes the following:
- a CDS encoding NADP-dependent malic enzyme, with amino-acid sequence MPDQTEKQTFSDQEALDFHRLGTPGKISMSPTKPMATQRDLSLAYSPGVAVPVLAIAKDADAAYDYTAKGNMVAVISNGTAILGLGNLGHMASKPVMEGKSVLFKRFADVDSFDVEVKTTDPQEFITVVKNIGDTWGGVNLEDIKSPECFVIESELQDLLDIPVFHDDQHGTAIISTAGLINAVHVAGKKLDEVKVVLAGAGAAGLSSIALMKAAGVRAENTVICDRDGVVYKGREFGMDQWKAAHATDTPFRTLAEAMVGADVVLGLSAKGAITKEMVASMAPNPIIFAMANPDPEITPEDVQSVRSDAIIATGRSDYVNQVNNVLAFPYLFRGALDVRARRVNHEMKVACAQALAALAREDVPDEVAAAYRGRKLKFGPDYIIPTPFDPRLIWYIPPFIAQAAMDTGVARVQIEDMDAYRNALRSRVDPSAALMQKINSAVRGGPDKRIVFAEGEETAVIRAAWGFKQAGLGTPVLVGREDLIRQNAAEAGLNFDDLGIEITNARVSSHNVEDTDWLYQKLQRRGYLRRDVQRMINQDRNYFAATLVAKGRADGMVAGVTRNFNMALKEVQRVLDVDDTLIGLSILLAKGRTLFVADTTIHELPNAEELADIAIKAAETVRKLGRNPRVGFLSYSTFGNPPGDRAEKVREAIRILDKKGVDFEYEGEMPPEVALDPQGHPAYAFNRLTKPANTLVMPAIHSAAISTKLVQALGGATVIGPLLVGLEKPVQIVSLSASVSEIITAATFAAYDAGPAFRGSGLTSAPRPPAASTVER